TCAGCGCCGACCCCAAGAGCTCAGTCACCAGGTTCAGCCAGGTGTCCGTGGGCGGCTCACACACCCTGGCTTTGGGTACAGACGGCCATGTCTACGCCTGGGGAGCCAACGCCAGCGGACAACTCGGCAACGGCGACACGACCGCCCGCACTGCGCCCACGGTGGTGGTTGGTACGCCGCCCGGCGTCAGCTTCACGCAAGTCGTGGCTGGGCCAGACACCTCTTTCGCCCTGGGCAGCGACCACCACTGGTATGCCTGGGGAGCCAACGCCAGCGGCCAACTCGGCACCGGCAACACCGCCAACCAAACCAGTCCGGTGAGAATCACCATGCCCGCAGGAGTAACTGCCTACACCCAGGTCAGCCCCGGCCGCGACCACACGCTCGCCTTGGGTGACGACGGCGTAACCTACGCCTGGGGAGCCAACACAGCAGGCCAACTGGGCAACGACTCCACTGCGGGCAGCCTGACCCCGGTCAAAACCCAGACACCCGGAGGCGTATTCCAATTCACTGCCCTCTCCGCCGGATTCAGCCACTCGTTAGCCATTGGCGACAACGGCCTGGCCTACGCCTGGGGTTCCAACCAGTACGGCCAACTGGGTAGTCTGTTCTCCAGCGCAGGCGGCAGCAGCGCGGTTCCCATCGAGGTGCAGGTGCCTCTGGGCGTCAGCTCTTTCAGCAGGCCCACAGCTACTGCCGACTGGTCCCTGGCCATCGGAGACAACGGCCGTATCATCACCTGGGGCCGCAACGCCAACCGCCAACTCGGCACTTCCACCACCACGGACCGCTCCCTGCCCGACGAGACCAACCTGCCCGCCGGAGTCACCTTCACCGGCGTGAACACCAAGGCCGACGGTGCCATGGCCATAGGCTCCAACCACCGCATCTATGCCTGGGGTGACAACAGCTCTGGCCAACTCGGCACCGGCAACCAGACCAGCCCGACCAGCCCAATCGCCGTGGACCCCAAACCCGGTGTCGCTTTCGCCCAACTCATGACCGGCCGCACCCACACCATCGGCGTCGACACCAACGGCGACCTCTACGCTTGGGGTGACAATTCCACGGGCCAGCTCGGCGACGACCGAGGCGGTCATCCTGGCGACCGCAGTCTGACCCCCATAGCCCTAACCCCGGTGCAAGTCAACGTCACTGCCGTCAAGATGGACGGACTGCCAGTTCAATCCGGCCCCACCTACGACGCAACCGCCGGCGTTTGGCACATCATCACCCGCCCCCACGCCCAAGGTTCCGTCCCCGTGGCCATCACCTGGACCCTATCCGGTGTCCCCCAGCCGGACTACCCCCTCACCTACTTCTACGGCAATCCCCTGAGCCTCCCGGCAGCCGGAGCCATCCCCCTCCAACGCCTAGGCGGCAGCGCCCTACTCGCCCTCGCTATTATCACGGCAGTAACTCTCACAGGCCACCACCTGTCGAAGGCCCGCAAACGCAAGCAAGGCCAAGGCTCACCCCGCCCTAACCACTCAAACAGAAGATAGGTATTCGGCTCGCCCCAACCCAGCTGTCAAGGCCGAGACATAGTGCCAGACGTCTCGGCCACACCCGTTCATGTGAAGCGCGCAAGCCTGCGATGCAAAAGCGAGCTGTTGGTGGGGTTGGGTTGCCAAGCAATAAGAAGTTTCCCTTGCTGAACAAGCAACCCCACCAACAGCGCCCCCAGCACCCAACACAGCCTCAAAACGAAAACCCAGCGAAGTAAAACCCCAATCCAATACTGGAACCCAACACAATGTCAAACTCCAACCCAGTAAAATCACCCAACCAGCCGAGTATGGCAACTCTTGCAATTTCTATCTTCTGCCGACCAGCAAGAATCCATTATTTGATTGAATCTAGTCTGTTTGAAGCACTTGTAGTATTTCTTCTTGAGTCTGAGCAAGCATCCACTGTAACCCGGCAACACTAATGGCGCCTACGATATTTGTCATATCCCGGTAACGAGCTTCGACGTTGACTTCAAACAAGCTATCCCAATGGCACACTCGATTACGTAAACCCGCCATACTACTAATGCTCGCGCCAATGTAAGCACGCGGCGATAAACCGCGTCGACCACTTTTAGTTGGTATATTTGGGAATGCTTCGCTTAAAATCTCTTTCCATAGATGCGCGCAGGCCCTATCAGTCTTACACTGGCTTTTCCACGAATCTAACTGCTGCGGATCAGCTGGAGCCTTCGCACTGATGCCAAGTGGATTGCCAATCATATTCCGCCAAGTACCGAGCATCATGTGTGCTAGCACATCATCGTGGCTCAACTCGCCTTGAAATCTATGTGATTGGCAATTGGCTGCTGCTCTTCTTCGCCAACTAGGAATATGACAGAAGGAAGGTAAAGTACCGGGTACCGATACATTGCCCCAATCATCTAGCCAATCCCCTGGCAATTGCTGAGTTTTCCACCACTCACAAATAGAGGTATCGACAGCATTACGAATAAATACTTCAGTAATACCAATAGGTTTCAACAGAACTTGCCCTAAATGCAGCTGACGCGAGTATGCTTGTAGAGCCTTTTGCAAATTATTCTCTTTACGCAAGAATACTTGTAAACGAGCCCGGCCAAAAAGACGGAATGCTTCATCACTTCCTAACTCTAAGCCGGAATATACGAAACTTTGATTTGCACTCTCGTCCATGTGTAAATGCTAGTATATAAGTGAGACGGTGGAAACGCCGCGATACGGATACGATGCCCCAGCCGGTAAAAGGCTGGGGCATCGTTGGTTGCACGATGGGGTAATGGCCACGCATGACGTCGGTGGGGTTAGTTTACTCCCAACCCCACCGAGGACTGTGGAGCGCTGAACTCCAGCAGATTCAACCGGTATCCATACGGCTTACGAAGCAGTACGCTTTACCAAATACCGATGAGCTTCCACCAGCCCATGCCGATGGTGAGGAAGATGGCGATGGTGACTATGCCGCAGATGAGGCCGATGCGCAGGAATTCGGAGGTCTTCACGTAGCCTGCGCCGTAGATGAGGGCGGCAGGGCCGGAGGCGTAGTGGGTCATGGCGCCAATCAAGCCGGAAGCCACGCCCAGCATCAGGGCCGCTGCCGTCGCGGGCACGCCAGCCGCAATCGCCACGCCCAGGAAGAGCGAGTAGATGGCAGCCACTTGGGCCAGCTCGGAGGCGAACATGTAGTGGATGAAGAAGTAGAAGACGGTCAGAATTACGAGGACCAGCATCCATGGCATGCCGTGGACCAGGTTGGCAATGAGCTTGCCTGCCCAGCCGGTCACACCCAGGTCGTTCAGGGGCTGTGCCATGCCGACGAGCACGCCGAAGAAGATGAGCGTGGACCAGGCGGACTTGTTGGAGGCCATGTCGTTCCAGGTGATGATCTTGGTGCACAAGAGCACGGCCACGCCCAGGAAGGCGACGGTGGTGGCATCGATGTGGAAGATGGAGCCGGTGGCCCACAGGATCAGCATCACAATGAAGGTGACGAGCATAATCCACTCGTGCATGCTCAGCGACCCCATCTCCTTGAGCTCGGCTTTCGCGTCGGCCTGCGCCTGGGGTACGTGCTTGATGGTGGGTGGGAAGAGCTTGTAAATCAAGGCTGGGATGACAATCAGGCAAATCAGGCCCGGCACAATGCCTGCGAGCGCCCACATGCCCCAGTTGATGTTCACTTTCGACTTTTGGGCCAGCTGGAAGACGACGGGTCCGGCAGCCATGGCCGTGGCGAACATGGCGGAGGTGATAGCGTTCACATTGTTGGCCGTGAGCGCCAGGAAGGCGCCGATGCGCTTGCGGGATTCGTCAGACTTGGGGGTGGAATCCTGCACATCTGAGACGGAGGTAATAATCGGGAAGAGGATGCCTCCCAGGCGGGCCGTGTTTGAGGGCGTGGCCGGGGAAAGTACCAGGTCGGCTGCGGCCAGGCCGTAGGAGATGCCCAGGCTGGACTTGCCTAGCAGGGAGAGGAATATCAAGGCAATGCGCCGACCGAGTCCGGTGGAGACGAAGCCTTGGGCGATGAAGAACGCGGCCACAATCAGCCAGATTGACGGGCTGCCCAAACCGCTGAAGGCCGCCTTTTTCACGTCGAGCGCGCCGGTGAGCATGCCGATGGTCATGCCGATAATTGCCACGGAGGAGGTGGGCAGCGGCTGCAAAATCAGGCCCAGAATGGTGCCCACGAACACGCCGAGCATGTGCATGGCCTGTGGGGTTAGGCCCTGGGGCGGCGGAATCAGGAAAATAACGAGGCCCACGCCGACGCAGACCAGCGAGCGCACCAGCTGGTTGGTGTTAAACGTGGCTTTGCTGACGGCAGCCTCCGGGGGGCTCTGCTGCTTGCTTGTGTTCGACATGAGGTGCTCCTTCACACGAAAACTCAACGACTCTATTGGTATCGCACGGACGCTCGGTGCGCCCTAGTTGCTCGTCTTTGACGCAGCTTGCGAAAGTGCTTCCACCGTATCGCCTGAGCGCTGGGGCGGGCAAATGAGCGTTCGTAATATAGTCCGACCCCGACTCGGCCCTGGAAAATGGCCGCAAATCAGCCGAAACTACGCCGTCTGTGTGCTGCGCATCATATAAGTAAGTCTTATTTGCGGGCGGGCGCTCGGGATTTTAGGCTGGCAGTATCGGAGCTTACGCAAAGAGGCAGAGCTCCCCTACAGTAAAGGTGAGTGAACAATGACCGGCTTCAAGACCCTACATGATTCGTACGCTACCAATGGCCTGAGTTTCTCCGCACAAGAGCGCGAGGATCTGGGCATCGACGGCCTCTTGCCAGCCGCCGTTCAGACGCCCGACCAGCGGGCCGAAATCGTCTACCAGCGCTTCCTTCAGGAGCCTACCGACCTGGCTAAGCGCATCTATTTAATGAGCGTATGCCGGACCGACCGCAAGCTCTTCTACCGGTCAATGGACAAGCATTTGACCGAGTACATGCCTATTGTCTACGCGCCCACGGTGGCCCAGTCGATTCAGCAGTACGACAAGTATTATTCGGGTTCCGACGTGGCGTATATTTCCATTGAGCACCCCGACCGCATTGGTGCCGCGCTCGACCAGTATGCGCAGGGCCGCGAAATTGATTTGGTGGTCTGCACCGACGCTGAGGGCATTCTCGGCATTGGCGATTGGGGGGCTCAGGGGGCGGAAATTTTGACCGGTAAGCTGGCGGTGTACACGGCTGCAGCGGGCATTGACCCCTCGCGTGTGCTGCCAGTCATGGTGGATGTGGGCACTAACCGCCAGGAGCTGCTGGACAATCCTGACTACGTGGGCAACCGCATTGAGCGTGTACGCGGCCAGCGCTACGACGACTTTATCGAGGCTTTCGTGCAGGAGACCTTGCAGCGCTACCCCAAGGCGCTGATCCACTGGGAGGACTTCGGCAGGCCTGAAGCGGCACCGATTCTGGAGCGCTACCGCAGGAATATCCTGACCCTCAACGATGACATTCAAGGCACGGGCGTCACGGTCTTGGCAGCGCTCCTGGCCGCGCGCAAGATCTCGGGCCTCAAGCCCGAGGACACGCGCACGCTGGTCTACGGCGCCGGAACCGCTGGCGTGGGTATTGCCAACCAGATTGTCGATGACCTGATTTTGGAGCACGGCATGGATGAGGAGGCCGCGCGCAAGTCGGTCATGCTCTTCGACAGGCAGGGCATGGTGATTGCCGACCAGGATGACCTGACTGTTGGCCAGCAGAAGTACGCCCGCGAGCCTGGTGAGTTCCCCGAAGTTTCGGACACGACTTCCCTGGTTGAGGCTATTAACGCCTTCCAGCCGAACGTGCTCATTGGCACTTCGACCCAGCATGGTGCTTTTACGCAGGACGCCGTTAAGGCTATGGCCTCTCATGTGGAGCGCCCGTTGATTTGCCCGATTTCCAACCCCACTGAACTGGCGGAGGCAACGGCCAAGGATGTGATTGAGTGGACCGAAGGCCGTGCTTTTGTCACTACCGGCACCCCGTCGGCTCCGGTGGAGTACGGCGGCACGACCTACTACATTGGCCAAGGCAACAACGCGCTCATGTATCCGGGCATTTGCTTCGGGGCCATCGTTGCCAAGGCCCAGCACATCAGCCGTCACATGCTCCTGGCCGGCGCCTACGCCATCTCGGACATGATTGACGCCGATCAGCCGGGCGCCGCCGTCCTGCCAGCTGTGAAGGACTTGAAGGAGATCTCCCGTCGCGTGGCCACCGCCGTAGCCCAGCAGGCTGTGGATGAAGGTCTCAACCGCGAGCCCCTTTCGGACGTGGCGCAGGCTGTGGCGGATGCGCGCTGGTCGTTTGAAGACTGATCGCCGCTGCCGTAAGCCCAGCTAGCTGCTGGGGACGCTCACGAATGCGCAGTCCAATATTGGCTCCGGCTCTTTGCTCTCGCTAAAGGGCCGGAGCCTTACTGCGCCCGGAAGTAGCGAGCAAACTACGCCTCAAGCGGAGTACTTCTCATAGCTAAACTGCGCCCAGTCCAGTACAATGGGAGTGAACGCATTACACGGTGGGAGCCAAAGCA
This window of the Bombiscardovia nodaiensis genome carries:
- a CDS encoding 2-oxoglutarate translocator; this encodes MSNTSKQQSPPEAAVSKATFNTNQLVRSLVCVGVGLVIFLIPPPQGLTPQAMHMLGVFVGTILGLILQPLPTSSVAIIGMTIGMLTGALDVKKAAFSGLGSPSIWLIVAAFFIAQGFVSTGLGRRIALIFLSLLGKSSLGISYGLAAADLVLSPATPSNTARLGGILFPIITSVSDVQDSTPKSDESRKRIGAFLALTANNVNAITSAMFATAMAAGPVVFQLAQKSKVNINWGMWALAGIVPGLICLIVIPALIYKLFPPTIKHVPQAQADAKAELKEMGSLSMHEWIMLVTFIVMLILWATGSIFHIDATTVAFLGVAVLLCTKIITWNDMASNKSAWSTLIFFGVLVGMAQPLNDLGVTGWAGKLIANLVHGMPWMLVLVILTVFYFFIHYMFASELAQVAAIYSLFLGVAIAAGVPATAAALMLGVASGLIGAMTHYASGPAALIYGAGYVKTSEFLRIGLICGIVTIAIFLTIGMGWWKLIGIW
- the sfcA gene encoding NAD-dependent malic enzyme; translated protein: MTGFKTLHDSYATNGLSFSAQEREDLGIDGLLPAAVQTPDQRAEIVYQRFLQEPTDLAKRIYLMSVCRTDRKLFYRSMDKHLTEYMPIVYAPTVAQSIQQYDKYYSGSDVAYISIEHPDRIGAALDQYAQGREIDLVVCTDAEGILGIGDWGAQGAEILTGKLAVYTAAAGIDPSRVLPVMVDVGTNRQELLDNPDYVGNRIERVRGQRYDDFIEAFVQETLQRYPKALIHWEDFGRPEAAPILERYRRNILTLNDDIQGTGVTVLAALLAARKISGLKPEDTRTLVYGAGTAGVGIANQIVDDLILEHGMDEEAARKSVMLFDRQGMVIADQDDLTVGQQKYAREPGEFPEVSDTTSLVEAINAFQPNVLIGTSTQHGAFTQDAVKAMASHVERPLICPISNPTELAEATAKDVIEWTEGRAFVTTGTPSAPVEYGGTTYYIGQGNNALMYPGICFGAIVAKAQHISRHMLLAGAYAISDMIDADQPGAAVLPAVKDLKEISRRVATAVAQQAVDEGLNREPLSDVAQAVADARWSFED